The following DNA comes from Amycolatopsis solani.
TGCCACACCATGAACGTGAAGCCGAAGATCAGGAAGGGCTTGTCGCCGTACTCGGCCAGGAACTTCTTGACCGCCTCGACGTCCGGCTGGTCGTTCTCGTCGAGCACGTACGTGTGCTTGCGGCCGAAGTTCGCCATGCCCAGCACACCAGCCCCCCGCGCGGAGAACGACCGGCGGTTCTTGATGATGCCGATGGTGTCGACCATCAGCATCGGCAGCCGCTCGCCGCCGAGCACCTCCTGCAGGGTCGCGCCGAGCTGCTTGGTCTGCGCGCCCGCCGCCTCCTTGTCGAGGTAGATCCGCGAGGCGCCGGCCCCGGTGGTGCCCGACGACGTCAGCGTCTTGAAGACCTCGCTGTCCGGCACCGACTTCAGGTCGTGCGTCTTGAACATCCGCACCGGCAGCCAGGGCAGGTCCGCGATCGTGGCGAAGTCGGCGTCCGGCGCGATTCCCAGCGAGGCCAGGATCCGTTCGTAGCCTTCGGAGTTCGCCCGGTGGTGCGCGGTGAGCGAAGCAAGCTCGGGCAGCAGCAAGGCTTCCCGGTCGGCCTGCGACCGCGTGAACACGCTCATACCCGCCCCTCCAACGTCCGGTAGTCGATCTTGCCGCTGGCCAGCAGCGGCACGGTTTCGATCGGGCGCACGTCGAACCCGCTGGCGTGCAGGTGCAGCCGCTCGGCCAGCGCCCGCGACGCGTCCTTGCAGATGTCCTTGTCGACGCCCTCGGCGAACAGCACGACCTTGTCACCGGCGGCCACGGCCGCCACCACGTCGATCCCCACCGCCGCCGTGCGCGCGGCGTGCTCGAGGTCGTCGAGGCTGACACGGTTGCCGAACACCTTGCCGATGCGCTTGAGCCGCCCGGTGATGAACAGGTACCCCTCTTCGTCGAGGTACCCGAGGTCACCGGTGGCCAGCACGCCGCCGTATTCGTCACCCTTGGCCAGGCCGGACTCGTCGTCCGCGTAACCCAGCATCACATTGGGCCCACGGTAGACGACCTCACCGACAATTTTCGGGTGCGTGGTCTCCGACCCGTCGTCGCGACGGACCGAGAACTTCCCGCCCGGCAGCGCCGGCCCGGCGGAACCGAGCTTTTCGGCCAGTCTTTCGGCGGGCACCGTCGTCATCCGCGGCGCGGCCTCGGTCTGGCCGTACATGACGTACATCCGGCCGCCGACCGCGAGCATCTTGTCGTTGAACTCGGCGATCAGGTCGTCGCGCAGCTTCCCGCCGGCCTGCGTCAGCGTGCGCAGCGTCGGGTACTTCGCGGGGTCGAACTTGAGCCGCCGCAGCATTTCGTAGTGGTACGGGACTCCCGAGAGGGACGTCACGCCGTACGTGTTCACCGCGTCCCAGAACCCGCGGCCGAGCACGCCGGAGGGCTCGATGACGACGGTCGCGTCCCGCACCAGGTGCGAGTTCAGCACCGACAGGCCGTAGCTGTAGTGCAGCGGCAGGCAGGTGGGCGCCACCTCGTCGGAGTCGATGTGCAGCACCTGCGCGATGGCGTCGGCGTTGGCCAGGATCGCCTGCCGCGAGAGCCGCACGAGCTTCGGGTTGCCGGTCGACCCGCTGGTCGGCAGGAGGACGGCGAGGTCGGGGTGCGGACGGACTCCCTCGGCGGCGTCGCGGACCCAGTCGGCGCCGCGCACCGAGTAGCCGTCCGGCGCGTCGCCCGAAGCCGACAGCACGGCCGCCGGGCGGAAGCGCGAGACCAGCCCGGCCAGCACGTCGGCGTCCAGCGCCGGGTCGATCAGCGCGATCGCTCGCCCGGACTCGAACGCGCCGAGGTAGGTCAGCACGCTGTCCAGGTCGACCGACATCCGCGCGAACACGACGCCGGCCGGCAGCCCGGCCAGCGCTTCCATCGAGCGGCCGACTTCGGCCGACAGTTCCGCGCCCGCCAGCGTGCGGCCCCCGGCCACATCGACCAGCCGGGCTCCCGCACCCAACAGCGTCACAGCA
Coding sequences within:
- a CDS encoding acyl-protein synthetase, producing the protein MSVFTRSQADREALLLPELASLTAHHRANSEGYERILASLGIAPDADFATIADLPWLPVRMFKTHDLKSVPDSEVFKTLTSSGTTGAGASRIYLDKEAAGAQTKQLGATLQEVLGGERLPMLMVDTIGIIKNRRSFSARGAGVLGMANFGRKHTYVLDENDQPDVEAVKKFLAEYGDKPFLIFGFTFMVWQFLYEVARDHGLDLSNGILIHSGGWKKLIDRAVDNSEFRRRFKEDTGLTRIHNYYGMIEQIGTVFLEGPSGNSLYCPDFADVVIRNPETWEEQPVGEPGVIEVVSTLPRSYPGHVLLTEDLGVCNGIDDGDWPGKHFSVLGRLPKAEARGCSDTFSGAAA
- a CDS encoding AMP-binding protein, coding for MTLLGAGARLVDVAGGRTLAGAELSAEVGRSMEALAGLPAGVVFARMSVDLDSVLTYLGAFESGRAIALIDPALDADVLAGLVSRFRPAAVLSASGDAPDGYSVRGADWVRDAAEGVRPHPDLAVLLPTSGSTGNPKLVRLSRQAILANADAIAQVLHIDSDEVAPTCLPLHYSYGLSVLNSHLVRDATVVIEPSGVLGRGFWDAVNTYGVTSLSGVPYHYEMLRRLKFDPAKYPTLRTLTQAGGKLRDDLIAEFNDKMLAVGGRMYVMYGQTEAAPRMTTVPAERLAEKLGSAGPALPGGKFSVRRDDGSETTHPKIVGEVVYRGPNVMLGYADDESGLAKGDEYGGVLATGDLGYLDEEGYLFITGRLKRIGKVFGNRVSLDDLEHAARTAAVGIDVVAAVAAGDKVVLFAEGVDKDICKDASRALAERLHLHASGFDVRPIETVPLLASGKIDYRTLEGRV